A genomic stretch from Mycobacterium paraterrae includes:
- a CDS encoding glycosyltransferase: MSKTTVDETAQATSQQSSKAVSLLARVILPRPGEPLDVRKLYLEESKTNARRAHASNRTSLQIGPESQVSFATYFNAFPASYWRRWTTCTSVVLRVEVTGKGRVDLYRTKATGARIFVEGQDFATKGDPEVLEIQVSLQPFEDGGWIWFDITTDSEVTLRSAGWYSDQPAPGVGNIAIGIPTFNRPNDCVNALRELTADPLVDQVIGAVIVTDQGTSKVRDHPDFAAVAAPLGDRLAIHDQPNLGGSGGYSRVMYEALKNTDCQQILFMDDDIELQSDTVLRILAMHRFAKAPMLVGGQMLNLQEPSHLHIMGEVVDRANFMWTAAPYTEYDHDFAEYPLSDNNPRSQLLHRRIDVDYNGWWTCMIPRQVAEELGQPLPLFIKWDDADYGLRAAEHGYPTATLPGAAIWHMAWSDKDDAIDWQAYFHLRNRLVVAAIHWDGDVKGLVRSHFKATLKHLSCLEYSTVAIQNKAIDDFLAGPEHIFSILESGLPEVHRIRKEFPDAVVLPSSDALPAPSQRNVEMKPPVHPLSIGYRLVRGILHQLKKSDPQHHQRPQLNVPTQDARWFRLCTLDGATVTTADGRGAVYRQRDRDKMFALLAQSLRRQRQLLRRFDEMRRVYRAALPELTSKEKWETVLLPTQSNAAGNGRHHG; the protein is encoded by the coding sequence ATGAGTAAGACCACGGTTGACGAAACAGCTCAGGCCACAAGCCAGCAATCGAGCAAGGCGGTGAGCCTGCTGGCGCGGGTGATCCTGCCGCGCCCGGGTGAGCCGCTCGACGTCCGCAAGCTCTACCTCGAAGAGTCCAAGACGAACGCCCGTCGGGCGCATGCCAGCAACCGCACCTCGCTTCAGATCGGCCCCGAGTCGCAGGTGTCGTTCGCTACCTACTTCAACGCGTTCCCGGCCAGCTACTGGCGCCGATGGACGACGTGCACGTCGGTGGTGCTGCGGGTCGAGGTCACCGGCAAGGGGCGAGTCGACCTCTACCGCACCAAGGCCACCGGCGCCCGAATCTTCGTGGAGGGGCAGGACTTCGCGACGAAGGGTGACCCGGAGGTCCTCGAAATCCAGGTCAGCCTGCAACCTTTCGAAGACGGCGGGTGGATCTGGTTCGACATCACGACCGATTCCGAGGTGACGCTACGCAGCGCCGGGTGGTACTCCGACCAGCCCGCTCCCGGGGTGGGCAACATCGCGATCGGCATCCCGACCTTCAACCGGCCAAACGACTGTGTCAACGCGCTGCGCGAACTCACCGCAGATCCGTTGGTGGACCAGGTGATCGGTGCGGTCATCGTCACCGACCAAGGCACCTCGAAGGTCCGCGACCACCCCGATTTCGCGGCCGTGGCAGCCCCGCTGGGTGATCGGCTGGCCATCCATGACCAGCCCAACCTCGGTGGCTCGGGCGGATACAGCCGGGTGATGTACGAAGCGCTGAAAAACACCGACTGCCAACAGATCCTGTTCATGGACGACGACATCGAGCTGCAGTCGGACACCGTGCTGCGCATCCTGGCGATGCACCGCTTCGCCAAGGCGCCGATGCTGGTCGGTGGCCAGATGCTCAACCTCCAGGAGCCGTCGCACCTGCACATCATGGGCGAGGTGGTCGACCGGGCGAACTTCATGTGGACCGCGGCGCCGTACACCGAATACGACCACGACTTCGCCGAATATCCGTTGAGCGACAACAACCCTCGCAGCCAGCTGCTGCACCGTCGCATCGATGTCGACTACAACGGATGGTGGACGTGCATGATCCCGCGGCAGGTCGCCGAAGAACTCGGCCAGCCGCTGCCGCTGTTCATCAAATGGGACGACGCCGACTACGGCCTGCGCGCCGCCGAACACGGTTACCCCACCGCGACCCTTCCCGGCGCCGCGATCTGGCACATGGCATGGAGCGACAAGGACGACGCCATCGACTGGCAGGCCTACTTCCACCTGCGCAACCGGCTGGTGGTGGCGGCCATCCACTGGGACGGCGACGTCAAGGGCCTGGTGCGCAGCCACTTCAAGGCGACGCTGAAACACCTTTCCTGCCTTGAGTATTCGACGGTCGCCATCCAGAACAAGGCGATTGACGACTTCCTGGCCGGTCCCGAGCACATCTTCTCGATCCTGGAATCCGGCCTGCCGGAAGTGCACCGGATTCGTAAAGAGTTCCCCGACGCGGTGGTATTGCCGTCGTCGGACGCACTGCCCGCGCCGTCGCAGCGCAACGTCGAGATGAAGCCGCCGGTACACCCGCTGTCGATCGGGTACCGCCTCGTCCGCGGAATTCTGCACCAATTGAAGAAGTCCGACCCGCAGCATCACCAGCGCCCGCAACTCAACGTGCCGACCCAAGACGCCCGCTGGTTCCGGCTCTGCACCCTGGACGGCGCGACCGTCACGACGGCGGACGGCCGCGGCGCGGTCTACCGCCAACGCGACCGGGACAAGATGTTCGCGTTGCTGGCGCAGTCGCTGCGCCGCCAGCGGCAACTGCTGCGTCGGTTCGACGAGATGCGTCGCGTCTACCGCGCCGCGCTCCCCGAGCTGACAAGCAAAGAAAAGTGGGAGACGGTGCTGCTGCCGACTCAGAGCAATGCGGCTGGCAATGGCCGACATCACGGCTGA
- the glf gene encoding UDP-galactopyranose mutase, protein MTAPSGRYDLFVVGSGFFGLTIAERVATQLGKRVLVVERRPHIGGNAYSEAEPQTGIEVHKYGAHLFHTSNKRVWDYVRQFTDFTGYQHRVFAMHAGQAYQFPMGLGLVSQFFGRYFTPDEARALIAEQAAEFDTATATNFEEKAISLIGRPLYEAFMKHYTAKQWETDPKNLPASNITRLPVRYTFDNRYFNDTYEGLPVDGYTAWLEKMAADDRIEVRLDTDWFEVRDELRAQSPDAPVVYTGPLDRYFDYSEGRLGWRTLDFELEVLPTGDFQGTPVMNYNDEDVPYTRIHEFRHFHPERDYPTDKTVIMREYGRFAKDDDEPYYPINTPDDRAMVEAYRTRAANETASAKVLFGGRLGTYQYLDMHMAIASALNMYDNVLLPHLRDGASLQENSRGSTRG, encoded by the coding sequence ATGACTGCTCCCTCCGGTCGCTATGACCTCTTTGTCGTCGGTTCCGGCTTTTTCGGTCTGACGATCGCCGAGCGCGTGGCTACGCAGCTCGGGAAGCGGGTCCTTGTCGTCGAACGCCGCCCGCACATCGGCGGCAACGCCTACTCCGAGGCCGAGCCGCAGACCGGCATCGAGGTGCACAAGTACGGCGCGCACCTGTTCCACACCTCCAACAAGCGGGTGTGGGACTACGTGCGCCAGTTCACCGATTTCACCGGCTACCAACACCGCGTGTTCGCGATGCATGCCGGACAGGCATATCAGTTCCCGATGGGATTGGGACTGGTGTCTCAGTTCTTCGGTCGCTACTTCACCCCGGACGAAGCGCGCGCGCTGATCGCGGAGCAGGCGGCGGAATTCGATACCGCGACGGCGACCAACTTCGAAGAGAAGGCGATCAGCCTGATCGGCCGCCCGCTGTATGAGGCGTTCATGAAGCACTACACGGCCAAGCAGTGGGAGACCGATCCCAAGAACCTTCCAGCGAGCAACATCACCCGGCTGCCGGTGCGCTACACGTTCGACAACCGCTACTTCAACGACACCTACGAGGGACTGCCGGTGGACGGCTACACCGCGTGGCTGGAGAAGATGGCCGCCGACGACCGCATCGAGGTCCGGCTGGACACCGACTGGTTCGAGGTTCGCGACGAGCTCCGCGCTCAGAGTCCGGACGCACCGGTCGTATACACCGGTCCGCTGGACCGATATTTCGACTATTCCGAGGGTCGCCTTGGTTGGCGCACACTGGATTTCGAGCTCGAGGTGCTACCGACCGGAGACTTTCAGGGCACGCCGGTGATGAACTACAACGACGAAGACGTGCCCTACACCCGGATCCACGAGTTCCGGCACTTCCACCCGGAGCGGGATTACCCCACCGACAAGACGGTGATCATGCGCGAGTACGGCCGCTTCGCCAAGGACGACGACGAGCCCTACTACCCGATCAACACCCCCGACGACCGCGCGATGGTAGAGGCGTACCGAACCCGAGCTGCGAACGAAACCGCTTCGGCCAAAGTACTTTTCGGGGGCCGGCTGGGCACCTATCAGTATCTCGACATGCACATGGCCATTGCCAGCGCGCTCAACATGTACGACAACGTCCTGCTGCCGCACCTGCGGGACGGCGCATCGTTGCAAGAAAACAGCAGAGGAAGCACCCGGGGATGA
- a CDS encoding N-acetylmuramoyl-L-alanine amidase: MPSRRRPPTMLFTALAATVVILPWAVASSVQDHDQPARAGETHLAQQPLVGLGGGVTVREISQRTPFSMVALTGGDLTGTTARVRARQADGSWSKWYDTETLTGRGDGPRGTDPVFVGKTTTVQISVSRPADAPRTSAPKKTPPSGLGYIPANTEQPLAQNISAILISPPQAPADTQWNPPTAIVAPGQAPAIIARAQWGGGPAVHCGNRPFDQPIRAAVVHHTAESNDYQPQDSAAIVQSIYAYHTQILGWCDIAYNALVDKYGQVFEGRAGALLGPVQGDHTGGFNSDSWGVTMIGNFDDIAPTPIQLHTIGRLIGWRLGVDHIDPKGMVALSSAGGENTNFPLNSVATLPTVFAHRDVGATDCPGNIAYGLLDDIRDTAAHFSGPPRPEDLALSLQGGAIYDRWQTIGGPSSALGAPTSPEATGAGDARYATFEKGAMYWSPETGPQVVTGAIYDAWASLGYERGALGLPTSSEFQEPQWVKQNFQHGTLNFDRLTGRVTRVIDGVVEELPPPSPGGPPVQLERFSPVTPAA, from the coding sequence GTGCCGTCCCGCCGTCGTCCGCCGACGATGTTGTTCACCGCCCTCGCCGCGACAGTCGTCATCCTGCCGTGGGCGGTCGCCTCGAGCGTCCAGGATCACGACCAGCCAGCGCGAGCCGGTGAGACCCACCTCGCGCAGCAGCCGCTGGTCGGGCTCGGCGGCGGTGTCACGGTCCGTGAGATCAGCCAGCGCACGCCGTTTTCCATGGTCGCCCTCACCGGCGGCGACCTGACCGGAACGACCGCGCGAGTCCGGGCGCGCCAGGCCGACGGCTCGTGGAGTAAGTGGTACGACACCGAAACCCTCACCGGGCGCGGCGACGGACCGCGCGGCACTGATCCGGTCTTCGTCGGCAAAACCACCACCGTTCAGATCTCGGTCAGCCGCCCGGCCGATGCTCCCCGGACGTCGGCACCGAAGAAGACACCGCCCTCGGGGCTGGGGTATATCCCGGCCAACACCGAACAACCACTCGCGCAGAACATCTCGGCGATCCTGATCTCTCCGCCGCAAGCACCCGCCGACACGCAGTGGAATCCACCCACCGCGATCGTGGCCCCGGGCCAGGCGCCGGCCATCATCGCCCGGGCACAGTGGGGCGGCGGCCCGGCGGTGCACTGCGGCAACCGCCCGTTCGATCAGCCCATCCGCGCGGCGGTCGTCCACCACACCGCGGAGAGCAACGACTACCAGCCGCAGGATTCGGCGGCGATCGTGCAGTCGATCTACGCGTATCACACCCAGATCCTGGGCTGGTGCGACATTGCCTACAACGCGCTGGTCGACAAGTACGGGCAAGTCTTCGAGGGACGGGCCGGCGCATTGCTCGGGCCGGTGCAGGGCGATCACACCGGCGGCTTCAACAGCGACAGTTGGGGCGTGACGATGATCGGCAACTTCGACGACATCGCACCGACCCCGATCCAGCTGCACACCATCGGCAGGCTGATCGGCTGGCGGCTCGGCGTCGACCACATCGATCCCAAGGGAATGGTCGCGTTGTCGTCGGCCGGCGGTGAGAACACAAACTTCCCACTGAATTCCGTCGCGACGCTGCCGACCGTCTTCGCCCACCGCGACGTCGGCGCCACCGACTGCCCGGGCAACATCGCCTACGGGTTGCTCGACGACATCCGTGACACTGCAGCGCATTTCAGCGGTCCGCCGCGACCGGAAGACCTGGCCCTGTCGTTACAGGGCGGGGCGATCTACGACCGCTGGCAGACGATCGGCGGCCCGAGCAGCGCTCTCGGCGCGCCCACTTCGCCCGAAGCGACCGGCGCCGGCGACGCGCGTTACGCCACGTTCGAAAAGGGCGCGATGTACTGGTCACCCGAGACCGGCCCGCAGGTGGTCACCGGCGCCATCTACGACGCGTGGGCTTCGCTGGGCTACGAGCGCGGAGCGCTGGGCCTGCCGACCAGCTCGGAATTCCAAGAGCCGCAATGGGTCAAGCAGAACTTCCAACACGGCACGCTGAACTTCGACCGGCTCACCGGACGAGTCACCCGGGTGATCGACGGCGTGGTCGAGGAGCTCCCGCCGCCGTCTCCCGGCGGGCCACCGGTTCAGCTGGAGCGGTTCTCTCCCGTCACCCCGGCCGCCTGA
- a CDS encoding HAD family hydrolase, with the protein MTLPALIASDVDGTLLNEDEKVTPRTRDAVQAAVEANAVFVLATGRPPRWIPPVVDGLGFAPMAVCANGAVIYDPETDRVLSARTLSVAALRELAEIATQVIPGAGLAVERVGESAHDSATPQFVSSPGYEHAWLNPDNTEVSIEDLLSAPAIKLLVRKAGARSADMAAALAGHIGAEGDLTYSTNNGLIEIVPLGVSKASGIAEIAAPLGIPEADWVTFGDMPNDVPMLLRAGLGVAMANAHPDALAAADEVTTSNADDGVARVLERWWL; encoded by the coding sequence TTGACCCTGCCCGCGCTGATCGCCAGCGACGTCGACGGCACCCTGCTCAACGAAGACGAAAAAGTCACCCCTCGCACCCGCGATGCCGTGCAGGCGGCGGTGGAGGCCAACGCGGTTTTCGTGCTTGCCACCGGCCGTCCGCCGCGCTGGATCCCGCCGGTGGTCGACGGTCTGGGATTCGCGCCGATGGCGGTGTGCGCCAACGGCGCGGTGATCTACGACCCGGAGACCGACCGCGTGCTGTCGGCGCGAACGCTGTCCGTCGCCGCGCTGCGTGAACTGGCCGAGATCGCCACCCAAGTCATTCCCGGCGCGGGCCTGGCGGTCGAGCGGGTTGGCGAAAGCGCGCACGACAGCGCCACACCGCAATTCGTCAGTTCGCCGGGCTACGAGCATGCCTGGCTGAACCCCGACAACACCGAGGTCTCCATCGAAGACCTGCTCAGCGCGCCCGCGATCAAGCTGCTGGTCCGTAAGGCCGGCGCCCGCAGCGCGGACATGGCGGCGGCGTTGGCGGGGCACATCGGCGCCGAGGGCGATCTGACCTACTCGACCAACAATGGCCTGATCGAGATTGTGCCGCTCGGCGTCAGCAAGGCTTCCGGCATCGCGGAAATCGCTGCGCCGCTTGGCATTCCCGAGGCCGACTGGGTGACTTTCGGTGACATGCCCAACGACGTGCCGATGCTGTTGCGGGCCGGGCTCGGCGTGGCGATGGCCAACGCGCACCCCGACGCGCTGGCGGCGGCTGACGAGGTCACCACGTCCAACGCCGACGACGGGGTGGCGCGGGTGCTCGAACGCTGGTGGCTTTAG
- a CDS encoding lysophospholipid acyltransferase family protein produces the protein MPEPFYRFGEWVVPPVVAMNGTKFTFRGLENIPQRGGALLAQNHTSYLDWLPPLFAARERGRRMYFMIKAEMADVKAVNYVIKHARLIPVDRRNGHDAFELAVQRLREGELIGMHPEATISRSYELREFKTGAARMALQAQVPIVPLIVWGAHRIWPKDHEKKLFRNKIPITVAAGRPLAPHGTPEELNMNLRRAMNELLYQVQEEYPHPPGEYWVPRRLGGSAPTREDSQKIRLHELQERLDKYGTDGVTRPGQDQSGIH, from the coding sequence ATGCCAGAACCGTTTTACCGGTTCGGAGAGTGGGTCGTTCCGCCTGTCGTGGCGATGAACGGCACCAAGTTCACGTTCCGCGGGCTGGAGAACATTCCGCAGCGCGGGGGAGCTCTGCTGGCGCAGAACCACACCAGCTATCTGGATTGGCTGCCACCGCTGTTCGCCGCCCGCGAGCGCGGCCGGCGGATGTATTTCATGATCAAAGCCGAGATGGCCGACGTGAAGGCGGTCAACTACGTCATCAAGCACGCCCGGCTGATTCCGGTGGACCGCCGCAACGGGCACGACGCGTTCGAACTCGCGGTGCAGCGACTGCGTGAGGGCGAGTTGATCGGGATGCATCCCGAGGCCACCATCAGCCGCAGCTACGAGTTGCGTGAGTTCAAAACAGGAGCGGCGCGGATGGCGCTGCAGGCCCAAGTTCCGATCGTCCCGCTGATCGTGTGGGGAGCTCACCGGATCTGGCCCAAGGACCACGAAAAGAAGTTGTTCCGCAACAAGATTCCGATCACCGTCGCCGCCGGACGCCCGCTGGCGCCACACGGCACGCCCGAGGAACTCAACATGAACCTGCGCCGGGCGATGAATGAGCTGCTGTACCAGGTGCAAGAGGAGTATCCGCACCCGCCGGGTGAATACTGGGTTCCGCGTCGGCTCGGCGGCAGCGCGCCGACCCGCGAGGATTCGCAGAAGATCCGATTGCACGAATTGCAGGAGCGGTTGGACAAATACGGCACCGATGGCGTGACTCGCCCAGGCCAGGATCAGAGCGGTATCCATTGA